In Mycobacterium sp. Aquia_216, a genomic segment contains:
- a CDS encoding adenylate/guanylate cyclase domain-containing protein, with protein MTLPMAALWLLLDKPKVDLEWDNRVAHFVLVLSAAVVSVVLGALIGREARARDDARLWLVSLVFTTTAGFFGVHALFTPGVLMDTSDAEFMLPTRMGLVLAGVIALASAVTFTPERNALLWAWRRRISVLVWVLMAGSAVLILCGMLDRLQNQEFLEGVEQVGALAGGALFSAAALAYFPIYRRRPAVVVMSVLTAFVLLAEASVALALGMSWHASWWLWHLLMTMAFCFIAYSARVQFRREGAVRGLFDALATQQTVADLRRDYTVALEEMVDVLQRRERGDLVAPGTAAARLADRFELSEQQVAVLKRGAEALGTERERVRKLGTLIALGRESSVIQDEDTLLGRVMAAIADAFPGDRFRLGIMRDGELSFRDDAPADRALELPLMVKGQVAGVIEAYRPDGAFDDADVALLRSFATQSSIALENARLYHHLDGLFRSYMSPAVATTLLADPDQAGLGGAIADVTVLMADLHGFTPFAEATSPDQVVTMLNTYYGAVVPVILESGGTVLQFVGDAVMAIWGAPARQADHALRAAGAALALHAVVDEAACGHSDWPRFRVGVNTGPALVGNIGAEQMRSFTAIGDTMNLAARLQNLAEPGQVVVGPSTSTALGTTARVSRHGWVKVKGKRDPIRLCVLHELAS; from the coding sequence ATGACCCTTCCGATGGCGGCGTTGTGGCTGCTGCTCGACAAACCCAAAGTCGACCTGGAATGGGACAACCGGGTGGCACACTTCGTGTTGGTCCTGTCGGCAGCCGTGGTGAGTGTGGTGTTGGGCGCCCTGATTGGGCGTGAGGCTCGCGCACGGGACGACGCACGCCTTTGGTTGGTGTCTCTCGTGTTTACGACGACTGCCGGCTTTTTCGGGGTGCACGCGCTGTTCACGCCGGGGGTGCTGATGGACACCTCCGATGCGGAATTCATGTTGCCGACTCGGATGGGCCTCGTGTTGGCCGGCGTGATCGCGCTGGCCTCCGCCGTCACGTTCACCCCGGAAAGAAACGCTCTTCTTTGGGCATGGCGCCGCCGGATATCCGTGCTGGTCTGGGTCCTCATGGCGGGGTCCGCGGTATTGATCCTTTGCGGCATGCTGGACCGGCTGCAGAATCAGGAGTTTCTGGAAGGCGTGGAGCAGGTCGGGGCGCTGGCCGGCGGGGCGCTGTTCTCGGCGGCGGCGCTTGCCTACTTCCCGATCTACCGGCGACGCCCCGCAGTGGTCGTCATGTCGGTGCTCACCGCCTTCGTGCTGCTGGCCGAGGCATCGGTGGCGTTGGCGCTCGGGATGAGCTGGCATGCCTCGTGGTGGCTGTGGCACCTGCTCATGACGATGGCCTTCTGTTTCATCGCCTACAGCGCGCGGGTCCAATTTCGCCGGGAGGGCGCGGTCAGAGGGCTGTTCGATGCTCTGGCCACTCAGCAGACCGTCGCCGATCTGCGCCGCGACTACACCGTGGCGCTGGAGGAGATGGTCGACGTGCTGCAGCGCCGCGAGCGCGGTGACTTGGTGGCTCCCGGTACCGCGGCCGCCCGGCTTGCCGACCGGTTCGAGCTGTCCGAACAGCAGGTCGCCGTTCTCAAGCGGGGCGCGGAGGCGCTCGGCACCGAGCGCGAGCGCGTGCGCAAGCTGGGCACGCTGATCGCCTTGGGCCGGGAGTCCAGCGTGATCCAGGACGAGGACACGTTGCTCGGTCGGGTTATGGCCGCCATCGCCGACGCCTTCCCCGGGGACCGATTTCGATTGGGCATCATGCGCGATGGTGAGCTCAGCTTTCGTGACGATGCGCCCGCCGACCGCGCGCTGGAGCTGCCCCTGATGGTCAAAGGCCAGGTCGCCGGTGTGATCGAGGCATATCGGCCGGACGGCGCGTTCGATGATGCCGACGTAGCGCTGCTGCGCTCATTCGCTACCCAATCCTCGATCGCATTGGAAAACGCCCGGCTCTACCACCACCTCGACGGCCTGTTCCGCAGCTACATGTCGCCGGCGGTCGCGACCACTCTGCTGGCCGACCCGGATCAAGCCGGGCTGGGCGGCGCGATCGCCGATGTGACGGTGTTGATGGCCGACTTGCACGGCTTCACTCCGTTCGCCGAGGCCACGTCTCCGGACCAGGTGGTCACCATGCTGAATACCTACTACGGCGCGGTCGTTCCGGTCATTCTCGAATCAGGTGGCACCGTCCTGCAGTTCGTCGGCGACGCCGTGATGGCGATCTGGGGCGCTCCGGCGCGCCAGGCCGACCACGCGTTGCGAGCCGCTGGTGCCGCGCTCGCACTGCACGCCGTGGTCGATGAGGCGGCCTGCGGACACTCCGACTGGCCGCGGTTTCGGGTTGGGGTCAACACCGGGCCGGCCCTGGTGGGCAACATCGGTGCAGAGCAGATGCGCAGCTTCACCGCAATCGGGGACACCATGAATCTGGCGGCGCGCCTGCAGAACTTAGCCGAGCCGGGTCAGGTGGTAGTTGGCCCCAGCACCTCGACAGCGCTTGGTACGACCGCCCGGGTGAGCAGGCACGGCTGGGTGAAGGTCAAGGGCAAGCGCGACCCGATTCGCCTGTGTGTGTTACACGAATTAGCGTCATAG
- a CDS encoding lysophospholipid acyltransferase family protein codes for MGLVGEAIDWTRRQVVSRVPKADFDQRDPDYIRDQLPGTWLLASLYFRADVQGLDRIPSEGPVLMIGNHSGGNVPPDTFVFTLAFCSYFGVERPFYQLAHNLVVSAPPLGWLRKFGTVAANPENARLALDSGAALLVYPGGDYEVFRPSWERHKVDFGGRMGYVKLAREAGVPIVPVASIGGQESALFLNRGQWLAKLLMADKLLRLKSIPISLALPWGLNIGDLAGHIPLPTKITIEVQEPIDVEGDDEAVHDKVIASLQAAVDRLAADRRLPVIG; via the coding sequence ATGGGGCTCGTCGGGGAGGCCATCGACTGGACCCGGCGACAGGTCGTGTCCAGAGTGCCCAAGGCCGATTTCGACCAGCGCGACCCGGACTATATCCGCGACCAACTGCCGGGCACGTGGTTGCTCGCGTCGCTGTACTTCCGGGCGGACGTGCAGGGCTTGGATCGAATCCCCAGCGAGGGACCGGTGCTGATGATCGGCAACCACAGCGGCGGCAACGTGCCCCCGGACACCTTCGTGTTCACACTGGCGTTCTGCTCGTACTTCGGCGTCGAGCGGCCGTTCTACCAGTTGGCCCATAACCTCGTCGTCTCGGCACCGCCGCTGGGCTGGTTGCGCAAATTCGGCACGGTGGCTGCCAACCCCGAAAATGCGCGGCTCGCATTGGATTCCGGCGCGGCACTGCTGGTGTATCCCGGCGGCGACTACGAAGTGTTCCGGCCGTCGTGGGAGCGCCACAAGGTCGACTTCGGCGGCCGCATGGGTTATGTGAAGCTGGCCCGGGAAGCCGGTGTGCCGATCGTCCCGGTCGCGAGCATCGGAGGCCAGGAGAGCGCGCTGTTCCTCAACCGCGGCCAGTGGCTGGCCAAGCTCTTGATGGCAGATAAGTTGCTGCGGCTCAAGAGCATTCCGATATCGCTGGCATTGCCCTGGGGATTGAACATCGGCGACTTGGCGGGCCATATACCGCTGCCGACCAAGATCACGATCGAGGTGCAGGAACCGATCGACGTCGAGGGTGACGACGAAGCGGTTCACGACAAGGTGATCGCCAGCCTGCAGGCCGCCGTCGACCGGCTCGCCGCCGATCGTCGGTTACCGGTGATCGGCTGA
- a CDS encoding SRPBCC family protein, translated as MRVERRCAIRADRESVWKIVSNPDCYPTFMTNLERWEAANDQAAGVGARYTVHWKIGSVPVGGLIEVVEFDERRDLAWVGITGVALRGRIRLRDGAAGQTKATFRLSYQAPGGILGYIADRIAVRQVGRTLSDTLKCLKGLAES; from the coding sequence ATGCGCGTCGAACGCCGATGTGCCATCCGGGCCGACCGCGAGTCCGTCTGGAAAATCGTCAGCAACCCGGACTGCTACCCGACGTTCATGACGAACCTCGAGCGCTGGGAAGCGGCGAACGATCAGGCCGCCGGCGTGGGTGCCCGCTATACCGTCCATTGGAAAATCGGTTCGGTGCCGGTTGGCGGCCTGATCGAGGTAGTCGAATTCGACGAGCGCCGCGACCTGGCTTGGGTGGGCATCACGGGCGTCGCGTTACGCGGCCGAATCCGGCTGCGAGACGGCGCCGCGGGCCAAACGAAAGCAACCTTTCGGCTGTCGTATCAGGCGCCCGGCGGAATACTGGGCTACATCGCCGATCGAATCGCTGTGCGCCAGGTGGGCCGCACGCTGTCCGACACGCTGAAGTGCCTCAAGGGACTCGCTGAGTCCTGA